The following proteins are co-located in the Triticum aestivum cultivar Chinese Spring chromosome 1A, IWGSC CS RefSeq v2.1, whole genome shotgun sequence genome:
- the LOC123058558 gene encoding splicing factor 1: protein MAVEWSDGGEEFLLPDEFLDDDFFSEEEKAAVAARSESDEEDSLAGLSRRLAGLLGGDKLAVTPAKEEVTAGSPKSTLCGLPKSGQESPNSGASQGNSPPSSPLEQQPPDPWDVLYEAAGQVNSIPAPGNPYGLHGRGGFLPPARKASPPPPPPHVPAPAGTAAGGVYYHPFAHLITQRQIQAARFHLLKQQQLFKQQRDRQLAAAAAWGVRRNAAAKRAGAAPIDLSPASFPPLLKTQLQHAPAPHPTHPAAAGMRAVFLTPPGAKRERNGTGVFLPRPAGAPAEPRKKSGCSTVLVPARVVHALNLNLDDLAAQPRYAGGIVLDHEALISRSNAMLASQKMRAAESPAPPALCHSS from the exons ATGGCGGTGGAGTGGTCCGACGGCGGCGAGGAGTTCCTGCTCCCCGACGAGTTCTTGGATGACGACTTCTTCTCCGAGGAGGAGAAGGCCGCGGTGGCCGCGCGGAGCGAGAGCGATGAGGAGGACAGCTTGGCCGGCCTctcgcgccgcctcgccggcctcctcggcggcgacaaACTTGCCGTCACGCCTGCCAAG GAGGAGGTGACTGCGGGGTCGCCCAAGTCGACGCTGTGCGGGCTGCCCAAGTCCGGCCAGGAGAGCCCCAACAGCGGCGCCTCCCAGGGCAACTCGCCGCCGTCGTCCCCGCTGGAGCAGCAGCCGCCCGACCCGTGGGACGTCCTCTACGAGGCGGCCGGGCAGGTCAACAGCATCCCGGCGCCGGGCAACCCCTACGGTTTACACGGCCGCGGTGGCTTTCTGCCGCCTGCGCGGAAGGcctcgcctcctccgccgccgcctcacgTGCCTGCGCCAGCCGGCACGGCCGCGGGCGGCGTGTACTACCACCCGTTCGCGCACCTCATCACGCAGCGCCAGATACAGGCTGCCAGG TTTCATCTCCTCAAACAGCAGCAGCTCTTCAAGCAGCAGAGGGACCGGCAGCTGGCCGCGGCCGCTGCATGGGGCGTGCGTCGTAACGCGGCAGCCAAGAGGGCCGGCGCCGCTCCGATTGACCTGAGCCCGGCGTCGTTCCCGCCGCTGCTGAAGACGCAGCTGCAGCACGCGCCTGCACCCCACCCcacccatcccgccgccgccggcatgcGGGCCGTGTTCCTGACGCCGCCCGGCGCCAAGCGCGAGCGCAACGGCACCGGCGTCTTCCTCCCGCGCCCGGCCGGCGCCCCCGCCGAGCCCAGGAAGAAGTCTG GCTGCTCGACGGTTCTTGTCCCCGCCCGTGTCGTGCACGCTCTGAATCTGAACCTCGACGACCTCGCCGCCCAGCCTCGCTACGCCGGCGGCATCGTTCTTGACCATG AGGCCTTGATCAGTCGGAGCAACGCCATGCTCGCAAGCCAGAAGATGCGGGCCGCGGAGAGCCCGGCGCCGCCGGCGCTCTGCCACAGTTCCTGA